From Deinococcus aquaedulcis, the proteins below share one genomic window:
- a CDS encoding SDR family NAD(P)-dependent oxidoreductase produces MTLFSTPTVSRAAAPDALLAGQVIAVTGADQGYGRVVSAALARAGASVVLIGNNSETLAVAASQLEHAGGHAIPIKADVGVPLDWLSAQTRILDIYGALHGIVHLADKRAHTEFTMLSESEWMDLFNCNVKSSVAIAQILRRRLPETWLTIIGPHLDERGLQVHPQRGAIRGLVEQAHAEDLRLNLLLPARASSGEEPLDRPLAAAVLALASPALGHLRGNVLEVPLPEVPRVRPEGR; encoded by the coding sequence ATGACTTTGTTTTCCACCCCCACGGTGTCCAGGGCTGCCGCGCCGGACGCGCTGCTGGCGGGGCAAGTGATTGCGGTGACCGGGGCGGACCAGGGCTACGGCCGCGTGGTGAGTGCGGCGCTGGCCCGCGCCGGGGCCAGTGTGGTGCTGATCGGCAACAACAGCGAAACGCTGGCGGTGGCGGCCAGCCAGCTGGAGCACGCGGGCGGGCATGCCATTCCCATCAAGGCCGATGTGGGCGTGCCGCTGGACTGGCTGAGCGCCCAGACCCGCATTCTGGACATCTACGGTGCGCTGCACGGCATCGTGCATTTGGCCGATAAGCGGGCCCACACCGAGTTCACCATGCTCAGCGAAAGCGAGTGGATGGACCTGTTTAACTGCAATGTCAAAAGCAGTGTGGCCATCGCCCAGATTCTGCGCCGCCGCCTGCCGGAAACCTGGCTGACGATCATCGGGCCGCACCTGGATGAGCGCGGTTTGCAGGTCCATCCGCAGCGCGGCGCCATTCGGGGGCTGGTGGAACAGGCCCACGCCGAGGACCTGCGGCTCAACCTGCTGCTGCCGGCGCGGGCCAGCAGCGGCGAGGAGCCGCTGGACCGCCCGCTGGCTGCCGCTGTCCTGGCCCTGGCCAGCCCGGCCCTGGGCCACCTGCGCGGCAACGTGCTGGAGGTTCCGCTGCCCGAGGTGCCCCGGGTGCGGCCCGAGGGGCGGTAG